One Massilia sp. 9096 genomic window carries:
- a CDS encoding class I adenylate-forming enzyme family protein: protein MIDVSGLLASLPARIDAVPRLHAVRTPDAPALAELGRTLSYRQLTDAIDRLAGLLREHGVRPGDRVLLVSENCAAQVAAIFAAAALEAWIVNVNARLSAPELQAIRAHSGARLALYTSAVSPDAHAHAALAGAQAMADAALGEFMIGSCDPGAMPEPAGPEPVAALVYTTGTTGQPKGVMLSHRNLLYVAAVSSRLRGLAPQDRAWGVLPVSHVYGLTSVMLGTLYAGACLQLAPRFTPEGMLAAIRDEGLTIVQGVPAMYARLLEHLGGGARPAPTLRSTLRFAYAGGSPLDPALKRQVEAALGVPLHNGYGLTEAAPTVSQTRLAAPRADTSVGYPIPGVEARLVGRDGKDAGAEPGALWVRGPNVMQGYYRAPDLTAQALRPDGWLDTGDLARRDPDGALFIVGRTRELIIRSGFNVFPLEVETVLNAHPAVTQSAVVGRALAGGEEDVVAFVQPAPRARVTPQELRAWAAARLAPYKRPTRIVLMDSLPAAATGKVLKHVLKAMADESETDRGP, encoded by the coding sequence ATGATCGACGTCTCCGGGCTGCTGGCCAGCCTGCCCGCGCGCATCGACGCGGTCCCGCGCCTGCATGCCGTGCGCACGCCGGATGCGCCGGCGCTGGCCGAGCTCGGGCGCACGCTGTCGTATCGCCAGCTCACCGACGCCATCGACCGCCTGGCCGGCCTGCTGCGCGAGCACGGCGTGCGTCCCGGCGACCGCGTGCTGCTGGTGAGCGAGAATTGCGCGGCCCAGGTGGCGGCGATCTTCGCGGCTGCCGCGCTGGAGGCCTGGATCGTCAATGTCAACGCGCGCCTGTCCGCGCCCGAACTGCAGGCGATCCGCGCGCACAGCGGGGCGCGCCTGGCGCTCTACACGAGCGCGGTGTCGCCCGACGCGCACGCGCACGCGGCGCTTGCGGGCGCGCAGGCGATGGCAGACGCCGCGCTGGGCGAATTCATGATCGGCTCGTGCGACCCCGGCGCCATGCCCGAACCGGCCGGCCCGGAACCAGTCGCCGCCCTGGTCTACACCACCGGCACCACCGGCCAGCCCAAGGGCGTGATGCTCAGCCACCGCAACCTGCTGTACGTGGCCGCGGTGTCGAGCCGCCTGCGCGGCCTGGCGCCGCAGGACCGCGCCTGGGGCGTGCTGCCGGTCTCGCACGTGTACGGCCTGACGTCGGTGATGCTGGGCACCCTGTACGCCGGCGCCTGCCTGCAGCTGGCGCCGCGCTTCACGCCGGAAGGCATGCTGGCCGCCATCCGCGACGAGGGCTTGACCATCGTGCAGGGCGTGCCGGCGATGTACGCGCGCCTGCTCGAGCACCTGGGCGGCGGCGCGCGGCCGGCGCCGACGCTGCGATCGACCCTGCGTTTCGCCTACGCCGGCGGCTCGCCGCTCGACCCCGCCCTCAAGCGCCAGGTCGAGGCGGCGCTCGGCGTCCCGCTGCACAACGGCTACGGCCTGACCGAAGCCGCGCCCACCGTCAGCCAGACCCGCCTTGCCGCGCCGCGCGCCGACACCTCGGTCGGCTACCCGATCCCGGGGGTCGAGGCGCGCCTCGTCGGGCGCGACGGCAAGGACGCCGGCGCCGAGCCCGGCGCGCTGTGGGTGCGCGGCCCGAACGTCATGCAGGGCTACTACCGCGCGCCGGACCTGACGGCCCAGGCGCTGCGGCCGGACGGCTGGCTCGACACCGGCGACCTGGCGCGGCGCGATCCGGACGGCGCGCTGTTCATCGTCGGCCGCACGCGCGAGCTGATCATCCGCTCCGGCTTCAACGTGTTCCCGCTCGAAGTCGAGACCGTGCTCAACGCGCATCCGGCGGTGACGCAGTCGGCGGTGGTCGGACGCGCGCTTGCCGGGGGCGAGGAGGACGTCGTGGCCTTCGTGCAGCCGGCGCCGCGCGCGCGCGTGACGCCGCAGGAGCTGCGTGCCTGGGCCGCGGCCCGCCTCGCGCCGTACAAGCGGCCGACGCGCATCGTGCTGATGGACAGCCTGCCGGCCGCCGCGACCGGCAAGGTGCTCAAGCACGTGCTCAAGGCGATGGCGGACGAGTCTGAAACCGATCGGGGCCCTTAG
- a CDS encoding family 1 glycosylhydrolase — MNLNNHIQPAISPLQLWGGLECTVNRVRDNYFSQMDRNGHAARLQDLERFASLGIRAIRYPVLWERTAPDGIENADWTWSDERLPVLQQFGVTPIVGLVHHGSGPRHTSLVSDDFPEKLAEYAGAVARRYPWVDHYTPVNEICTTARFSGLNGVWYPHGTSEATFVRALIIQCKATVLAMREIRKVNPNAKLVQTDDLSRTYGTPEMAEFANFFNERRWLGWDMLCGKIDQDHALWGYLLDSEATAEELLWFKDNACPPDIMGVNYYATSERWLDHRVERYPESRRTSYRGVPHADIECPRVLATPTPGIGPLLQETWERYGLPIAITEAHIDANREDQLRWLVEIWNAAKQVQQDGADIRAVTVWALLGSYDWNCLVTECRGYYEPGPFDVRGPQPRPTAVAHLMRELATGRPLSHPVLQGQGWWRRPGRFLAKPVATRTAVANIADRGAFRSTFPQPILISGANGTLGRAFKRLCERRNLACHVLTRQEMDITDPASVEAAIVRFKPWAIINAGGYVRVDDAEQDIERCMRENTAGPTVLALAAIRHGVRFMTFSSDLVFDGDKGSAYVESDPTAPLGVYGRSKAEAERRVLDSDPQALVIRTSAFFGPWDEHNFVGQALDALGNGRPFAALSDQTVSPTYVPDLVNACLDLLIDKECGIWHLSNGEAMSWAELARRACAAAGVDAGGLEERTASEMGLAAARPSACALTSERGLLLPSFEDALARYLRERETAHEVAKPEESAHYAS, encoded by the coding sequence ATGAATCTGAACAATCATATCCAGCCAGCAATCTCGCCGCTCCAGCTGTGGGGTGGCCTCGAATGCACCGTCAACCGCGTCCGCGACAATTACTTTTCCCAAATGGATCGCAACGGACACGCCGCACGGCTACAAGACTTGGAGCGTTTTGCTTCACTCGGTATCCGTGCGATCCGCTATCCGGTCCTGTGGGAGCGGACCGCGCCCGACGGCATCGAAAACGCGGACTGGACCTGGTCCGACGAGCGCCTGCCGGTGCTGCAGCAGTTCGGCGTCACGCCGATCGTCGGCCTGGTCCACCACGGCAGCGGCCCGCGCCACACCAGCCTGGTCTCCGACGACTTCCCCGAGAAGCTCGCCGAGTACGCCGGCGCCGTGGCGCGCCGCTATCCCTGGGTCGATCATTACACCCCGGTCAACGAGATCTGCACCACCGCGCGCTTTTCCGGCCTGAACGGCGTCTGGTACCCGCACGGCACCAGCGAAGCGACCTTCGTGCGCGCCCTGATCATCCAGTGCAAGGCGACCGTGCTGGCGATGCGCGAAATCCGCAAGGTGAACCCGAACGCCAAGCTGGTGCAGACCGACGACCTGTCGCGCACCTACGGCACGCCGGAAATGGCCGAGTTCGCCAACTTCTTCAATGAACGCCGTTGGCTCGGCTGGGACATGCTGTGCGGCAAGATCGACCAGGATCATGCGCTGTGGGGCTACCTGCTCGACTCGGAAGCGACTGCCGAGGAACTGCTCTGGTTCAAGGACAACGCCTGCCCACCCGACATCATGGGCGTCAATTACTATGCGACCAGCGAACGCTGGCTCGACCACCGCGTCGAACGCTATCCGGAAAGCCGCCGCACCAGCTACCGCGGCGTCCCGCACGCCGACATCGAGTGCCCGCGCGTACTGGCCACGCCGACCCCGGGCATCGGCCCGCTGCTGCAGGAAACCTGGGAGCGCTACGGCCTGCCGATCGCGATCACCGAGGCCCACATCGACGCCAACCGCGAAGACCAGCTGCGCTGGCTGGTCGAGATCTGGAATGCGGCCAAGCAAGTGCAGCAGGACGGCGCCGACATCCGCGCGGTGACGGTCTGGGCGCTGCTCGGCTCGTACGACTGGAACTGCCTGGTCACCGAATGCCGCGGCTACTACGAGCCGGGCCCGTTCGACGTGCGCGGTCCGCAGCCGCGCCCGACCGCCGTGGCGCACCTGATGCGCGAACTGGCCACCGGACGTCCGCTGTCGCATCCGGTGCTGCAGGGCCAGGGCTGGTGGCGCCGTCCGGGCCGCTTCCTGGCCAAGCCGGTGGCGACCCGCACCGCGGTGGCCAACATCGCCGACCGCGGCGCGTTCCGCTCGACCTTCCCGCAGCCGATCCTGATCAGCGGCGCCAACGGTACGCTGGGCCGCGCTTTCAAACGCCTCTGCGAACGCCGCAACCTGGCCTGCCACGTGCTGACGCGCCAGGAAATGGACATCACCGATCCAGCGTCGGTCGAGGCCGCAATCGTTCGCTTCAAGCCCTGGGCGATCATCAACGCCGGCGGCTACGTGCGCGTCGACGATGCCGAGCAGGACATCGAGCGCTGCATGCGCGAGAACACCGCCGGTCCGACCGTGCTGGCGCTGGCGGCGATCCGCCACGGCGTGCGCTTCATGACCTTCTCCAGCGACCTGGTGTTCGACGGCGACAAGGGCAGCGCCTACGTCGAGTCGGACCCGACGGCGCCGCTGGGCGTGTACGGCCGCAGCAAGGCGGAAGCCGAACGGCGCGTGCTCGACTCCGACCCGCAAGCCCTGGTGATCCGCACCAGCGCCTTCTTCGGCCCGTGGGACGAGCATAATTTCGTCGGCCAGGCGCTGGACGCGCTCGGCAACGGCCGGCCATTCGCTGCGCTGTCCGACCAGACCGTGTCGCCGACCTACGTGCCGGACCTGGTCAACGCCTGCCTCGACCTGCTGATCGACAAGGAGTGCGGCATCTGGCACCTCAGCAACGGCGAAGCCATGAGCTGGGCCGAACTGGCGCGGCGCGCCTGCGCGGCCGCCGGCGTCGACGCCGGCGGCCTGGAGGAACGCACCGCCAGCGAAATGGGCCTGGCGGCGGCGCGGCCGTCCGCGTGCGCGCTGACCAGCGAGCGTGGCCTGCTGCTGCCGTCGTTCGAGGATGCACTGGCGCGCTATCTGCGCGAGCGCGAGACCGCACACGAGGTGGCCAAACCGGAGGAGTCGGCGCACTACGCCAGCTGA
- a CDS encoding DUF535 family protein, with translation MKLYRNEIGWAERLVATATPSVTLRSAVPPHLSRVPFARELAKIRLRALLHWKQTPDWLALLNSHPAFSEYLRNYPKFLYKVYRPYVSHALTPGQRLETISAHYAFMFRRGLGQTIARASLGPVVLAEVAGKSGLPYQVHLRTVNMFEREGDLALQLVQDGKVLYTVAFAVAPRDGVPAISVGCIQGGRTEDAREAIRTATRDLHGIRPKQLMASLVQQLGHDYGCKRMVMVSNRNRVIYKALRLGCVLADYDQLWNELGARKRVDGDFELDCVPVGAPDLEQIASKKRSEAKKRYELVRAMALQVSVSLRAREAAAP, from the coding sequence ATGAAGCTCTATCGGAATGAAATCGGCTGGGCCGAGCGCCTGGTCGCCACTGCCACACCGTCGGTCACGCTGCGCAGCGCAGTGCCGCCTCACCTGTCGCGGGTGCCGTTCGCGCGCGAGCTGGCCAAGATCCGCCTGCGCGCCCTGCTGCACTGGAAGCAGACCCCGGATTGGCTGGCATTGCTCAATTCGCACCCGGCGTTTTCGGAATACCTGCGTAATTACCCCAAATTCCTGTACAAGGTCTACCGGCCCTACGTCAGCCATGCCTTGACGCCAGGCCAGCGCCTGGAGACGATCAGCGCGCACTACGCGTTCATGTTCCGGCGCGGGCTGGGCCAGACGATCGCGCGCGCCAGCCTGGGACCGGTGGTGCTGGCCGAGGTGGCCGGCAAGAGCGGCCTGCCCTACCAGGTCCATCTGCGCACCGTGAACATGTTCGAACGCGAAGGCGACCTGGCGCTGCAGCTGGTCCAGGACGGCAAGGTGCTGTACACGGTGGCGTTCGCGGTGGCGCCGCGCGACGGCGTGCCGGCGATCAGCGTCGGGTGCATCCAGGGCGGCAGGACCGAGGATGCGCGCGAGGCGATCCGTACCGCCACCCGCGACCTGCATGGCATTCGCCCCAAGCAGCTGATGGCCAGCCTGGTGCAGCAGCTCGGCCACGACTATGGCTGTAAACGCATGGTGATGGTCTCGAATCGCAACCGCGTGATCTACAAGGCCTTGCGGCTCGGCTGCGTGCTGGCCGACTACGACCAGTTGTGGAACGAGCTCGGCGCGCGCAAGCGTGTGGACGGCGACTTCGAACTCGATTGCGTACCCGTGGGCGCGCCGGACCTGGAGCAGATCGCCTCCAAGAAGCGTTCGGAAGCGAAGAAGCGCTACGAGCTGGTGCGCGCGATGGCGCTGCAGGTGTCGGTCAGCCTGCGCGCGCGCGAGGCGGCGGCGCCCTGA
- the waaF gene encoding lipopolysaccharide heptosyltransferase II gives MSNQPRALVISPNWIGDAVMAQPLLRLLKQAHPELAIEVLAPPQVVPVWRRIREADHIMVTPFRHRALQLGERLRTARSLRQRGYDAAYVLPNTLKYALIPWLAGIPNRVGYKGEMRYGMINVMHHDEPQRSMVPFYAALADAPAPAAPSGLPRPTLVVASEETEAICRRLEIARDRPLVAFAPGAEFGIAKRWPPAHYGELAARVIEAVPGVQVALLGSPNDRATCEQVQTYAAAAAGSVLNLAGQTTLDEAIALTAQASAMVSNDSGLLHIASALNRPVIGLYGSTDPTYAPPLSAVSRTISLRLECSPCRKRECPLGHHDCMNKMSVERVWSELAPILAPVAV, from the coding sequence ATGAGCAACCAGCCGCGCGCCCTCGTGATTTCGCCGAACTGGATCGGCGACGCCGTCATGGCCCAGCCCCTGCTGCGCCTGCTCAAGCAGGCCCACCCGGAACTCGCCATCGAGGTGCTGGCGCCGCCGCAGGTGGTGCCGGTATGGCGCCGCATCCGCGAGGCCGACCACATCATGGTGACCCCGTTCCGCCACCGCGCGCTGCAGCTGGGCGAACGCCTGCGCACCGCGCGCAGCCTGCGCCAGCGCGGCTACGACGCCGCCTACGTGCTGCCGAATACGCTCAAGTATGCGCTGATCCCGTGGCTGGCCGGCATCCCGAACCGCGTCGGCTACAAGGGAGAGATGCGCTACGGGATGATCAACGTGATGCACCACGACGAGCCGCAGCGCTCGATGGTGCCGTTCTACGCCGCGCTGGCCGACGCGCCCGCACCGGCCGCGCCGAGCGGCCTGCCGCGGCCGACGCTGGTCGTGGCCAGCGAAGAGACCGAAGCGATCTGCCGCCGCCTGGAGATCGCGCGCGACCGGCCGCTGGTCGCGTTCGCGCCGGGCGCCGAGTTCGGCATCGCCAAGCGCTGGCCGCCCGCGCATTACGGCGAACTGGCCGCGCGCGTGATCGAGGCGGTGCCGGGCGTGCAGGTCGCGCTGCTCGGCTCGCCGAACGACCGCGCCACCTGCGAACAGGTGCAAACCTACGCCGCCGCCGCCGCCGGCTCGGTGCTCAACCTGGCCGGCCAGACCACGCTCGACGAGGCGATCGCGCTGACCGCGCAGGCCAGCGCCATGGTCTCGAACGACTCCGGCCTGCTGCACATCGCCTCGGCGTTGAACCGTCCGGTGATCGGCCTGTACGGCTCGACCGATCCGACCTACGCGCCGCCGTTGTCGGCGGTGTCGCGCACCATCTCGCTGCGCCTGGAATGCTCGCCCTGCCGCAAGCGCGAGTGCCCGCTCGGGCACCACGATTGCATGAACAAGATGAGCGTGGAGCGGGTGTGGTCGGAGCTGGCGCCGATCCTGGCGCCGGTGGCGGTGTAA
- the msbA gene encoding lipid A export permease/ATP-binding protein MsbA translates to MDNSVIIKRLWALVKPYRGRAFLSLLAMALTAVTQPLLAWGLQVLTDEGFKQPPGFPLWYIPVGLVSLFLIRGIGTFGTAYYNNWIISRVTNDMRAQMFDRLLRLPVGRFHEESTGKIINTVVGDVRQVVDMVNSVFVSAVRDTLTVIGLVAALLWQNWLLTAVALVVVPLTAVITRTTSKRLRHLNRENQRVTAEMTQVVEEATRGHQVIRVFSGERHESRRFFQRSEALRGFSQRMTVAFAATTPVTQIATSLALSVVILLALKAGMTSGEFFRFVTQMLLLLTPLKALAEVNGPMQRGIAAAETVFELIDAPAEPDPGTRTLARAQGRVTFENVSFRYPNAHALALDHVSLEARPGQTVALVGMSGGGKSTFVNLATRFYEPESGRILLDGVPYQDIRMASLRAQLALVSQNVVLFDDTLRANIAYGVEHIDDARLRSAIRAAHLDDVVARLPDGVDTLIGENGLRLSGGQRQRVAIARAIYKDAPILILDEATSALDNESERAVQAALDTLMAGRTTFVIAHRLSTIEGADLIVVMEHGRIVEQGTHDELLAKGGMYANLYRLQFANAVEMQ, encoded by the coding sequence TTGGATAACAGTGTCATCATCAAGCGCCTCTGGGCCCTGGTCAAACCGTATCGCGGGCGCGCTTTCCTGTCGCTGCTCGCGATGGCGTTGACCGCGGTCACCCAGCCGCTGCTGGCCTGGGGCCTGCAGGTGCTGACGGACGAGGGCTTCAAGCAGCCGCCCGGCTTTCCGCTGTGGTACATCCCGGTCGGCCTGGTGTCGCTGTTCCTGATCCGCGGCATCGGCACCTTCGGCACCGCGTATTACAACAACTGGATCATCAGCCGGGTGACCAACGACATGCGCGCCCAGATGTTCGACCGCCTGCTGCGCCTGCCGGTGGGGCGCTTCCATGAAGAATCGACCGGCAAGATCATCAATACCGTGGTGGGCGACGTGCGCCAGGTGGTCGACATGGTCAACTCGGTGTTCGTCTCCGCCGTGCGCGACACCCTGACCGTGATCGGCCTGGTCGCCGCGCTGCTGTGGCAGAACTGGTTGCTGACCGCGGTGGCCCTGGTGGTCGTGCCGCTGACGGCCGTCATCACGCGCACCACCAGCAAGCGCCTGCGCCACCTGAACCGCGAGAACCAGCGCGTCACCGCCGAGATGACCCAGGTGGTCGAGGAAGCCACCCGCGGCCACCAGGTGATCCGCGTGTTCTCCGGCGAGCGCCACGAAAGCCGCCGCTTCTTCCAGCGCAGCGAAGCCCTGCGCGGCTTTTCGCAACGCATGACGGTGGCCTTTGCCGCAACCACGCCGGTGACCCAGATCGCCACGTCGCTGGCGCTGTCGGTCGTGATCCTGCTGGCCCTCAAGGCCGGCATGACCTCGGGCGAATTCTTCCGCTTCGTTACCCAGATGCTGCTGCTGCTCACGCCGCTCAAGGCGCTGGCCGAAGTCAACGGCCCGATGCAGCGCGGCATCGCCGCCGCCGAGACCGTGTTCGAACTGATCGACGCCCCGGCCGAGCCCGACCCGGGCACGCGCACGCTCGCGCGCGCGCAGGGGCGCGTGACGTTCGAGAACGTCTCGTTCCGCTACCCGAACGCCCACGCGCTGGCACTCGACCATGTGTCGCTCGAAGCGCGGCCGGGCCAGACCGTGGCCCTGGTCGGCATGTCGGGCGGCGGCAAGTCGACCTTCGTGAACCTGGCCACGCGCTTTTACGAGCCGGAATCGGGCCGCATCCTGCTCGACGGCGTGCCTTACCAGGACATCAGGATGGCATCGCTGCGCGCCCAGCTGGCCCTGGTCAGCCAGAACGTGGTGCTGTTCGACGACACGCTGCGCGCCAACATCGCCTACGGCGTCGAACACATCGACGATGCGCGCCTGCGCTCGGCGATCCGCGCCGCTCACCTGGACGACGTGGTGGCGCGCCTGCCGGACGGCGTCGACACCCTGATCGGCGAGAACGGCCTGCGCCTGTCGGGCGGCCAGCGCCAGCGCGTGGCGATCGCGCGCGCGATCTACAAGGACGCGCCGATCCTGATCCTCGACGAAGCCACCTCGGCGCTCGACAACGAATCCGAGCGCGCGGTCCAGGCCGCCCTCGATACGCTGATGGCCGGCCGCACTACCTTCGTGATCGCGCACCGCCTGTCGACCATCGAAGGCGCCGACCTGATCGTCGTGATGGAGCACGGCCGCATCGTCGAGCAGGGTACCCACGACGAACTGCTGGCCAAGGGAGGCATGTACGCCAACCTGTACCGGCTGCAGTTTGCCAACGCGGTGGAAATGCAATGA